Proteins found in one Mytilus edulis chromosome 2, xbMytEdul2.2, whole genome shotgun sequence genomic segment:
- the LOC139512058 gene encoding WD repeat-containing protein 37-like yields MPGDNANKAKQKLERGNRRHQMRTDVTGMSRYESECEGFLPTEQREKLHNLFGQIEKEFESLYAENQALSERIEVLERLESEKTLTDSLDAPDLGASKPKRATQISQKIKTTYKASTSKIVSSFRNPSPNYSVVRSYRGHRDGVWEVSVSRSSQPVLGTASADNTARIWCIGTNQCLLQYIGHQGSVNSMRFHPNQELALTGSGDQTAHIWGAHVSPLSQNVVKSHSSGEDDIDGSEKEDVVDDMCDQIQEVSTLRTPTMELSGHMGVVVAADWMAEGSQVITASWDRSAILFDADTGEQIITLTGHDQELTDVRAHPTQRLAVTSSKDTTFRLFDMRDPNLLVNVFQGHSQPVTSAVFAGSENVVSGSDDRTVKVWDLKNMRSPIATIRTDSSVNRLAVSGSHNCIAIPHDNRHIRLYDIHGNRIGRLPRSNRQGHSKMVTSVCWSETENTVCNLFSCGFDRQVLGWTINFQSKE; encoded by the exons ATGCCTGGAGATAATGCAAACAAAGCAAAACAGAAGCTGGAACGAGGAAATAGACGACATCAAATGAGAACTGATGTGACAGGAATGAGTAGATATGAGTCTGAATGCGAAGGGTTCTTACCTACAGAACAAAG agaaaaactTCACAATTTGTTCGGTCAGATTGAAAAAGAATTTGAAAGTTTGTATGCAGAAAACCAGGCAT TAAGTGAAAGAATAGAAGTTCTAGAAAGACTTGAAAGTGAAAAGACATTAACAGATAGTCTGGATGCACCAGATCTTGGTGCCAGCAAACCTAAAAGAG CTACACAAATATCACAGAAGATAAAGACAACCTACAAAGCTTCTACCAGCAAAATTGTTTCCAGTTTTAGAAATCCTTCACCTAATTATTCTGTTGTGAGAAGTTACAGAGGTCACAGAGATGGTGTGTGGGAGGTCAGCGTGTCAAGGTCAAGTCAACCAGTCCTGGGAACAGCTTCAGCAG ACAACACTGCAAGAATATGGTGCATTGGTACCAATCAATGTTTATTGCAATACATTGGTCACCAGGGGTCAGTCAACTCAATGAGATTCCATCCAAACCAGGAACTGGCTTTAACTGGTTCTGGAGATCAGACAGCACATATTTGGGGAGCACATGTCAGTCCATTGTCTCAGAATGTTGTT AAATCTCACTCTTCAGGAGAAGATGATATTGATGGATcagaaaaagaagatgtagttGATG ATATGTGTGATCAGATTCAGGAGGTTAGCACATTAAGAACACCAACTATGGAATTGTCTGGTCACATGGGAGTCGTAGTAGCTGCTGATTGGATGGCTGAAGGAAGTCAGGTGATAACTGCATCATGGGATAGATCAGCCATTTTGTTTGATGCAGATACTGGGGAACAAATCATAACATTAACTG GTCATGACCAAGAATTAACTGATGTGAGAGCTCATCCTACACAGAGATTGGCTGTGACATCATCTAAGGACACCACCTTCAGATTGTTTGATATGAGGGATCCAAATCTTCTTGTAAATGTCTTCCAGGGACACTCACA GCCTGTAACAAGTGCTGTTTTTGCTGGAAGTGAAAATGTTGTTTCTGGTAGTGATGATAGAACTGTTAAAGTATGGGATCTAAAAAACATGAGATCACCCATAGCAACCATTAGAACAGACTCATCTGTAAATAG gtTAGCAGTATCAGGTAGCCATAATTGTATAGCTATACCTCATGATAACAGACATATAAGGTTGTATgatatccatggtaacagaattGGAAGGTTGCCAAGAAGTAATAGACAG gGTCATAGTAAAATGGTGACATCAGTATGCTGGTCTGAGACAGAAAACACAGTGTGCAATCTCTTCTCATGTGGTTTTGATAGACAAGTACTAGGATGGactattaattttcaaagtaaaGAATAA
- the LOC139512076 gene encoding perlucin-like protein, with protein sequence MMLTILYPVLAMCTIVVNVDGNHTCLAPKEKTIIKTIRNSIQQLNSQITGLEDSLKLTVIETSGCQKGWTEYENHCYFFGLNKLDWFEAQRYCHKHGSTLAKIDDATENAWISSKTNELQLHDVFLLWLGGSDLKDGQWIWMADFSPFTYVNWNKGSGEPNGGTKENCLNMLNYQTYKGTWNDFPCDKKIRYLCKKKLRQDCN encoded by the exons ATGATGCTGACAATTTTGTACCCAGTACTTGCTATGTGCACGATCGTCGTCAATGTAGACGGAAATCATACATGTCTTGCACCCAAAGAGAAAACTATCATTAAAACCATTAGAAACAGTATTCAACAACTCAACTCCCAGATCACTGGATTAGAAGATAGCTTAAAAC TCACAGTCATAGAAACGAGTGGCTGTCAGAAAGGATGGACGGAATATGAAAATCACTGCTACTTCTTCGGCTTAAATAAACTTGACTGGTTTGAAGCACAG CGATATTGTCATAAACACGGAAGTACATTGGCGAAGATTGATGATGCTACTGAGAATGCAtggatatcttcaaaaacaaacG AATTACAACTGCATGACGTATTTCTACTATGGCTTGGTGGCAGTGATTTGAAAGACGGACAGTGGATTTGGATGGCAGATTTCTCTCCCTTTACTTATGTTAACTGGAATAAAGGAAGTGGAGAACCCAATGGCGGGACAAAGGAAAATTGCCTGAATATGCTAAATTACCAAACGTATAAGGGAACTTGGAATGATTTTCCATGTGACAAAAAAATACGTTACCTGTGCAAAAAGAAAttg agACAAGACTGCAATTGA